A single region of the Oceaniferula marina genome encodes:
- a CDS encoding SHD1 domain-containing protein, whose protein sequence is MMKNKRIVCCGAAWLVACAIPAMGRTFTDVQGRKIEANIVQVMEGKVELKLQKNGKTYQVPFEKLSKEDVDYIKEWQEKKQEEAEEKPKENESSGDTKRVSRGGFSAAALKKQYGLKDNFDAEWPDRIDSGFDVEIAIVKEDDTNNEYVYHSPNYEFVSDVRLNKSVVKKFAAMFEATREYCRELPIASMKAHIPGAQFRHKILLFETRDSYISNGGPPSSAGVFMSRGGKGVVMAPLEGLGVKKVGSGYMYDHKGSNKTLPHELAHQLTDNAYFESGARGWFSEGLAEYVAVTPYRSGKFMVKTNLSAIKDYVMEYGKGGVGGRNLGDEIALPPLKRYMLQPYSSFTANGNLNYGVGLLLTYYYFHWDGNKDRANINAFLKALKEGKSGEDALNVLLAGRSWEEMQDAISKAWRSRGIKITFR, encoded by the coding sequence ATGATGAAAAACAAACGAATTGTATGCTGTGGCGCAGCCTGGCTGGTAGCATGTGCGATCCCGGCGATGGGACGGACGTTCACCGATGTTCAGGGGCGAAAAATTGAAGCCAACATTGTCCAGGTGATGGAAGGTAAGGTGGAGTTGAAACTCCAAAAAAATGGGAAAACCTACCAAGTGCCGTTTGAAAAACTTTCGAAGGAAGATGTCGATTACATCAAAGAGTGGCAGGAGAAAAAGCAGGAGGAGGCAGAAGAAAAACCCAAGGAAAATGAATCTTCGGGGGATACGAAGCGTGTTTCACGCGGTGGGTTTTCAGCGGCTGCTTTAAAAAAACAGTATGGCTTGAAGGACAACTTTGATGCGGAGTGGCCTGACCGGATTGATTCCGGGTTTGATGTCGAGATTGCCATTGTGAAGGAGGATGATACGAATAATGAGTATGTCTATCACAGCCCGAATTATGAGTTCGTATCAGATGTCAGGCTGAATAAGAGTGTGGTGAAAAAATTTGCCGCCATGTTTGAGGCGACGCGTGAATATTGTAGGGAATTGCCGATTGCTTCGATGAAAGCGCACATTCCAGGTGCGCAGTTTCGCCACAAAATTCTGCTGTTTGAGACAAGGGATAGCTACATTTCGAATGGTGGTCCTCCATCATCGGCCGGGGTCTTTATGTCCCGTGGAGGAAAGGGAGTGGTGATGGCTCCCTTGGAAGGATTGGGGGTTAAAAAGGTGGGTAGTGGTTATATGTATGACCACAAGGGAAGTAATAAAACCCTGCCTCATGAATTGGCTCACCAACTTACGGATAATGCCTATTTTGAATCCGGGGCCCGCGGATGGTTTTCCGAAGGCCTGGCCGAGTATGTGGCTGTTACACCATACCGTTCCGGTAAATTTATGGTGAAAACCAATTTGAGCGCCATCAAAGACTACGTGATGGAATACGGTAAGGGTGGGGTAGGAGGTCGTAATCTGGGGGATGAAATTGCCCTTCCTCCATTGAAGCGTTATATGTTGCAGCCGTATTCGAGTTTTACTGCCAACGGAAACCTGAATTACGGGGTCGGCTTATTGCTTACCTATTATTATTTCCATTGGGATGGCAATAAGGACCGAGCGAACATCAATGCTTTTCTCAAAGCCTTGAAAGAGGGCAAAAGTGGAGAGGATGCTTTGAATGTGCTTTTGGCCGGCAGGTCCTGGGAAGAAATGCAGGATGCGATCAGTAAGGCCTGGCGTTCCAGAGGAATAAAAATCACCTTCCGTTAG